The following proteins come from a genomic window of Corynebacterium crudilactis:
- a CDS encoding tautomerase family protein yields MPTYTCWSQRIRISREAKQRIAEAITDAHHEIAQAPKYLVQVIFNEVEPDSYFIGAQPSSENHMWIQATIRSGRTAEQKEELLLRLTGEVALILDIPNEEVWVYITEIPGANMTEYGRLLLEPGQEDAWFNSLPEGLRERLSELEDS; encoded by the coding sequence ATGCCTACCTATACTTGTTGGTCGCAAAGAATTCGCATTTCTAGGGAAGCTAAACAGCGCATCGCAGAAGCCATCACCGATGCTCATCATGAAATTGCGCAGGCTCCTAAATATTTAGTGCAGGTGATCTTTAATGAGGTCGAGCCTGATTCTTATTTCATTGGTGCGCAGCCTTCTTCCGAGAATCATATGTGGATCCAGGCAACTATTCGTTCGGGTCGCACTGCAGAGCAAAAAGAGGAGTTGCTGCTGCGTCTGACTGGGGAAGTAGCGTTGATTCTTGACATCCCTAATGAAGAGGTGTGGGTCTATATTACGGAGATCCCGGGCGCGAATATGACGGAATATGGGCGTTTATTGTTGGAGCCTGGGCAGGAAGATGCGTGGTTTAATTCCTTGCCTGAGGGGTTGCGGGAAAGGTTAAGTGAACTCGAGGATTCTTAA
- a CDS encoding chloride channel protein, producing the protein MLRVSERVPLTKIPLNRLAVIAAIIGIGTGLFVAALNWSAIGVERLVYGADHLHNQNPNANVSPLRLSITVVVLSIFASWAWFIVHRTGQKEVSIVGAMRGTKMPILETIASAFLQVTTVAAGAPVGAENAPRIAGALVGERFSRWLQLDIDAKRILVASAAGAGLGASFHLPLAGVLFALEILLVEASTRTVVIAIITTTAAVATTGFFVQTPDVFTTVPLTESPWMLLSAMVTGVVAGICGHWFSIIANKMAQASPKGSKILWQMPLGFLTIATVIYFFPVTLANPRWLADTMLGEGLLLSTILLILALRTAMLLLAFRVGMVGGNLIPSFALGAMVGGVVGTFLEPITNVPIAAFALLGAAAFLSTTMAAPLFGLIAAVEFTDMEAQGYLPIFLAVASAVLAVRVWSVISKREFRAIPITYASWTGELK; encoded by the coding sequence GTGTTGCGCGTGTCAGAACGAGTTCCATTAACAAAAATTCCCCTCAACCGGCTAGCCGTTATCGCTGCCATAATTGGCATCGGAACAGGACTTTTTGTTGCTGCGCTGAACTGGTCAGCAATTGGTGTGGAGCGGCTGGTATACGGCGCGGATCATCTGCACAACCAAAATCCCAATGCCAATGTCTCTCCACTGCGTTTATCAATAACAGTGGTGGTGCTCAGTATTTTCGCATCATGGGCCTGGTTCATTGTGCACCGCACTGGCCAAAAAGAAGTATCCATTGTCGGCGCCATGCGCGGGACGAAAATGCCCATTTTAGAAACCATTGCTTCCGCATTTCTACAGGTCACGACAGTCGCAGCCGGTGCACCCGTTGGTGCGGAAAATGCGCCACGTATCGCTGGCGCCTTGGTGGGCGAGCGGTTTAGTAGATGGTTGCAATTAGATATAGATGCAAAACGTATCTTGGTAGCATCTGCTGCCGGTGCTGGTTTAGGCGCCAGTTTCCATCTGCCACTGGCAGGCGTGCTGTTTGCCTTAGAAATTCTGCTGGTAGAAGCATCAACTCGGACAGTTGTCATTGCTATCATCACCACAACAGCAGCCGTAGCCACCACAGGTTTCTTTGTACAAACCCCCGATGTCTTCACTACTGTCCCTCTCACTGAAAGCCCATGGATGCTGCTATCCGCCATGGTGACAGGCGTGGTTGCTGGCATCTGCGGACACTGGTTTTCCATAATTGCCAACAAAATGGCACAAGCATCACCAAAAGGAAGCAAAATTCTCTGGCAGATGCCTCTAGGCTTCCTCACGATTGCGACAGTGATTTATTTCTTCCCCGTCACCTTGGCCAATCCTCGTTGGCTAGCAGACACCATGCTGGGCGAAGGTTTGCTGCTGAGCACCATTTTGCTGATACTCGCCTTACGCACCGCCATGCTGCTACTGGCTTTCCGAGTAGGCATGGTTGGTGGAAACTTGATCCCATCCTTCGCTCTAGGTGCGATGGTCGGTGGGGTAGTGGGCACATTTTTAGAACCCATCACCAACGTTCCAATTGCGGCTTTCGCACTGCTCGGTGCTGCCGCATTCCTCTCCACAACAATGGCTGCACCACTATTCGGATTGATCGCCGCAGTGGAATTCACCGATATGGAAGCCCAAGGCTATCTCCCGATCTTTCTCGCCGTGGCCTCTGCTGTCCTGGCCGTCCGAGTCTGGTCTGTGATTTCTAAACGTGAATTCCGAGCCATACCTATTACATATGCCAGCTGGACAGGCGAGCTGAAATAA
- the pnuC gene encoding nicotinamide riboside transporter PnuC — protein sequence MNPITELLDATLWIGGVPILWREIIGNVFGLFSAWAGMRRIVWAWPIGIIGNALLFTVFMGGLFHTPQNLDLYGQAGRQVMFILVSCYGWYQWSAAKRRAHSPKDAVAVIPRWANTKERIGLVIAAVVGTISCAWIFQALGSWGPWADAWIFIGSILATYGMARGWTEFWLIWIAVDLVGVPLLFTAGYYPSAVLYLVYGAFVSWGFVVWMRIQKKENTASLNLQQPVLVD from the coding sequence ATGAATCCTATAACCGAATTATTAGACGCAACATTATGGATCGGCGGAGTTCCGATTCTGTGGCGCGAAATCATCGGCAACGTTTTCGGATTATTTAGCGCGTGGGCAGGAATGCGACGCATCGTGTGGGCATGGCCCATCGGCATCATAGGCAACGCGCTGCTGTTCACAGTATTTATGGGCGGCCTTTTCCACACTCCACAAAACCTCGATCTCTACGGACAAGCCGGCCGACAAGTGATGTTCATCCTGGTCAGTTGCTACGGCTGGTACCAATGGTCTGCAGCAAAACGCCGAGCACACTCCCCCAAGGATGCAGTTGCGGTAATCCCCCGCTGGGCAAACACTAAAGAACGCATTGGTCTAGTGATTGCCGCCGTCGTGGGCACCATCAGCTGCGCATGGATCTTCCAAGCACTAGGTTCCTGGGGACCATGGGCAGATGCCTGGATCTTCATCGGCTCCATCCTTGCCACCTACGGCATGGCCCGCGGCTGGACTGAATTCTGGCTGATCTGGATTGCCGTTGATTTAGTCGGAGTGCCACTGCTCTTTACCGCCGGGTACTACCCATCCGCGGTGCTCTACCTTGTGTACGGAGCCTTTGTAAGTTGGGGATTTGTTGTGTGGATGCGCATACAAAAGAAAGAAAATACTGCTTCCCTGAATCTGCAACAACCAGTGTTGGTTGATTAA
- a CDS encoding PhoH family protein has protein sequence MTTTYPDFLGNSSLQTDTEHWEMEGGAQEVSVTYVLDTSVLLSDPLSLTRFAEHDVVLPIVVITELEAKRHHPDLGFFARQALRMLDELREIHGDLSKPLPIGDEGGHIHVELNHQNTESLPVGFRLGDNDTRILAVAKNLQEEDHNVVLVSKDLPMRIKASASGIAAQEYRAALARDRGYTGMTHANITDDQLSELYDTGEVRIEELEKLPVNHGFTLKSNSGSALGRMNSDKIIELVPGDQQVFGISGRSAEQRVAIDLLNDDAVGIVSIGGPAGTGKSALALCAGLEAVMERRIQRKIIVFRPLFAVGGQELGYLPGDQEEKMGPWAQAVFDTLSSMVSQNIIDEALSRGLIEVLPLTHIRGRSLHDAFVIVDEAQSLERNVLLTMLSRIGQNSRVVLTHDVAQRDNLRVGRYDGIVSVIEALKNHELFGHITLQRSERSRIAELVTQVLDAPSL, from the coding sequence GTGACAACCACCTATCCAGATTTCCTTGGAAATTCTTCGCTCCAAACAGATACGGAGCACTGGGAAATGGAAGGAGGTGCGCAGGAAGTCTCTGTTACTTATGTTTTGGACACGTCAGTGTTGCTGTCTGATCCGTTGTCGTTGACACGGTTCGCGGAGCACGATGTAGTTCTGCCAATTGTTGTAATTACGGAATTAGAAGCCAAGCGTCATCACCCGGACCTTGGCTTTTTTGCTCGCCAGGCGCTTCGAATGCTGGATGAATTGCGCGAGATCCATGGGGATTTGTCCAAGCCACTGCCAATTGGCGATGAAGGCGGACACATCCATGTTGAGCTGAATCACCAAAACACGGAGTCCTTGCCCGTGGGATTCCGCCTTGGTGACAATGACACCCGCATCCTTGCAGTAGCCAAGAATCTGCAGGAAGAGGACCACAATGTGGTTCTGGTGTCGAAGGACCTGCCGATGCGGATTAAGGCGTCGGCAAGCGGAATCGCCGCACAGGAATACCGCGCTGCCCTGGCGCGCGACCGTGGTTACACCGGCATGACCCACGCCAATATCACCGATGACCAGCTCAGCGAGCTCTACGACACCGGCGAGGTGCGCATTGAGGAGCTCGAAAAGCTGCCCGTCAACCACGGCTTCACCCTCAAATCCAACAGCGGTTCGGCGCTTGGTCGTATGAATTCCGACAAGATCATCGAGCTTGTCCCCGGCGACCAGCAGGTATTCGGTATCAGCGGGCGTAGCGCTGAGCAGCGGGTTGCCATTGATTTGCTTAACGACGACGCCGTCGGCATCGTATCCATCGGCGGCCCCGCGGGTACAGGTAAAAGCGCACTCGCACTGTGTGCCGGCCTGGAAGCTGTGATGGAGCGTCGCATTCAGCGTAAGATTATCGTGTTCCGCCCACTCTTTGCCGTTGGCGGACAGGAACTTGGCTACCTGCCTGGCGACCAAGAAGAGAAAATGGGGCCTTGGGCGCAAGCGGTTTTTGACACCCTAAGCTCCATGGTCAGCCAAAACATCATCGATGAAGCCCTCTCCCGCGGCCTCATCGAAGTTCTCCCACTAACCCACATCCGCGGTCGTTCGCTTCACGACGCTTTCGTCATCGTCGACGAAGCCCAATCCTTAGAGCGCAATGTTTTATTAACCATGCTCTCTCGTATCGGCCAGAATTCTCGGGTGGTGCTCACCCATGATGTGGCTCAGCGCGATAACCTGCGCGTTGGCCGTTATGACGGAATTGTTTCTGTCATTGAAGCCCTCAAAAACCACGAGCTTTTCGGACACATCACGTTGCAGCGCTCAGAGCGTTCCCGCATTGCAGAGCTGGTTACTCAAGTTCTGGATGCACCCTCGCTTTAA
- a CDS encoding transporter, translating to MNNREYGLGFISFLAGLFFAIAWILIVMLIAQQNFFSTAQVIGACINFALVAVALTCWGYLQKLPAKRIISRISLGLSLAIGTVFTAVSAPFDETGLWGVGLIFIVIGSLAGSALITALTLAILRIPLPRK from the coding sequence ATGAATAACCGAGAGTATGGATTAGGTTTTATCAGTTTCCTGGCCGGCCTCTTCTTTGCCATCGCCTGGATCCTCATCGTTATGCTCATCGCGCAACAAAACTTCTTCTCTACGGCGCAAGTTATCGGAGCCTGCATCAATTTTGCTCTAGTTGCAGTTGCACTCACTTGCTGGGGTTATCTCCAGAAGCTTCCCGCAAAAAGGATCATCAGCAGAATTTCACTGGGGCTCAGCTTGGCCATCGGCACAGTATTTACTGCTGTGTCAGCACCTTTTGATGAAACCGGTCTGTGGGGAGTTGGGTTGATCTTCATCGTCATAGGTTCTTTGGCCGGATCCGCCCTGATTACTGCACTCACATTGGCGATCCTCCGCATACCGCTGCCTCGAAAATGA
- a CDS encoding CitMHS family transporter: MSSSTLLLASGQVTALAADYTLSHTPSDGILVVLGFAMILTFMTLIMLGRLTPMVAMLLVPTIFGLIAGAGLGLGDMALDAIKDMAPTAALLMFAIMFFGIMIDVGLFDPLIRVITRVLHDDPAKVVIGTAVLAGVVSLDGDGSTTFIITTSAMLPIYLRLGMSPVVLTCTAGLINGTMNILPWGGPTVRAAAALGLEPADVFVPMVPSLIAGVVICLLFAWFLGLSERKRLGKIDSSRFGGPGLDAPETGTGSGSSSNKKGFPGLGGLGKAKDAPKPGPTGGVLVEDREVETEQHINLDDSTLTENMTDTLLDPHRATLRPKLFWFNAALTLVVMVLLVADIFPLAFVFMAGAGLALAVNFPKVKDQATEMLAHSSSIVGVVSMVLAAGVLVGVLSGTGMVDAMATWITTVIPNAMGPHLAVITGLLSIPMTFFMSNDAFYFGILPVLAESASHFGIEPVEMARASITGQPVHMQSPLVPAILLLVSLANVNLGDHHKKVLWRACIVSIAMLAVATIIGVVPLSA, from the coding sequence ATGAGCAGCTCAACACTTCTCCTGGCTTCAGGACAAGTCACGGCATTAGCCGCTGACTACACGCTCAGCCACACCCCATCCGACGGCATCCTCGTGGTCCTCGGCTTCGCCATGATCCTCACCTTCATGACCCTGATCATGCTGGGTCGACTCACCCCAATGGTGGCCATGCTGTTGGTCCCCACCATCTTCGGCCTCATCGCCGGCGCAGGCCTCGGTCTTGGTGACATGGCACTTGACGCCATCAAGGACATGGCCCCCACCGCGGCACTCCTGATGTTCGCGATTATGTTCTTCGGAATCATGATCGACGTCGGACTTTTCGACCCCCTGATCCGCGTGATCACCCGCGTTCTTCACGATGACCCCGCAAAGGTCGTCATCGGCACCGCAGTACTTGCAGGTGTTGTCTCCCTCGACGGCGACGGCTCCACCACCTTCATCATCACCACCTCTGCGATGCTGCCCATCTACCTGCGCCTTGGCATGAGCCCTGTGGTTCTCACCTGCACCGCTGGTCTGATCAACGGCACCATGAACATCCTCCCTTGGGGTGGCCCAACCGTCCGCGCAGCCGCAGCACTTGGCCTCGAGCCAGCAGATGTTTTCGTACCAATGGTTCCTTCCCTCATCGCCGGCGTTGTTATCTGTCTGCTGTTCGCATGGTTCCTCGGTCTCTCCGAGCGCAAGCGCCTGGGCAAGATTGACTCCTCCCGCTTCGGTGGGCCAGGACTCGACGCCCCAGAAACAGGAACGGGCTCAGGCTCCAGCTCCAACAAGAAGGGCTTCCCAGGCCTCGGTGGACTGGGCAAGGCAAAGGACGCTCCAAAGCCAGGACCTACTGGTGGCGTACTTGTTGAGGACCGCGAAGTTGAAACTGAGCAGCACATCAACCTCGACGACTCCACCCTCACCGAGAACATGACCGACACTCTGCTCGATCCACACCGCGCAACACTTCGACCGAAGCTGTTCTGGTTCAACGCAGCCCTAACCCTGGTCGTCATGGTTCTCCTGGTTGCCGATATCTTCCCACTGGCCTTCGTCTTCATGGCTGGCGCCGGACTGGCACTTGCAGTGAACTTCCCTAAGGTCAAGGACCAAGCAACCGAAATGCTGGCGCACTCTTCCAGCATCGTCGGCGTTGTCTCCATGGTTCTCGCCGCAGGCGTCCTAGTCGGCGTCCTCAGCGGCACCGGCATGGTCGACGCGATGGCTACCTGGATCACCACCGTCATTCCGAACGCAATGGGTCCTCACCTGGCAGTTATCACTGGCCTGCTGTCCATCCCAATGACGTTCTTCATGTCCAACGACGCCTTTTACTTCGGCATCCTGCCAGTTCTTGCAGAAAGTGCTTCCCACTTCGGCATCGAGCCTGTGGAAATGGCCCGCGCATCCATCACTGGCCAGCCTGTTCATATGCAGAGCCCGCTGGTCCCAGCGATCCTCCTGCTGGTTTCCCTCGCCAACGTCAACCTTGGCGACCACCACAAGAAGGTTCTGTGGCGCGCCTGCATCGTGTCCATCGCGATGCTCGCCGTTGCGACCATCATCGGCGTTGTGCCACTCAGCGCATAA
- a CDS encoding sensor histidine kinase yields the protein MKNFKEVDIIRFATRILVIQVATVALVVAICTGIFAVLMMDQMKTEAEHTALSIGRSVASNPQIREEVALDTQTGVNPSAEELADGDIQAIAQAANERTGALFVVITDGLGIRLSHPDEERLGEQVSTSFEAAMRGEETMAWETGTLGASARAKVPIFAPDSNVPVGEVSVGFERDSVYSRLPMFLAALALISVLGILIGVGVAMGMRRRWERVTLGLQPEELVTLVQNQTAVIDGIDEGVLALSPNGTIGVHNEQAQSMIGAGPMSGRTLKELGLDLGLDGVVLHGQHPETVAHNGRILYLDFHPVRRGDQDLGYVVTIRDRTDIIELSERLDSVRTMTHALRAQRHEFANRIHTATGLIDAGRVHDAAEFLGDISRNGGQSHPLIGSAHLNEAFLSSFLSTASISASEKGVSLRINSDTLILGTVKDPEDVATILGNLINNAIDAAVSGEAPRWIELTLMDDADTLVISVADSGPGIPEGVDVFATATQIGDSEDNERTHGHGIGLKLCRALARSHGGDVWVIDRGTEDGAVFGVKLPGVME from the coding sequence ATGAAAAACTTCAAGGAGGTGGACATCATTCGCTTTGCTACCCGAATACTGGTGATTCAAGTGGCTACCGTCGCGTTGGTGGTAGCTATTTGCACCGGAATTTTCGCAGTTTTGATGATGGATCAGATGAAAACTGAGGCCGAGCACACAGCGCTGTCCATCGGACGTTCGGTGGCATCCAACCCGCAGATCCGCGAGGAAGTAGCGCTTGATACTCAAACAGGAGTAAACCCATCGGCCGAAGAATTAGCCGATGGAGATATCCAAGCGATTGCGCAGGCGGCCAATGAACGCACTGGAGCTTTGTTCGTCGTTATCACCGACGGTTTAGGTATCCGCCTGTCCCACCCAGATGAGGAACGTTTGGGTGAGCAGGTGAGCACTAGCTTTGAGGCTGCCATGCGGGGTGAAGAAACCATGGCGTGGGAGACCGGGACCCTCGGTGCGTCCGCGCGAGCAAAAGTGCCTATCTTTGCGCCGGATTCTAATGTTCCAGTCGGTGAGGTCAGTGTTGGGTTTGAGCGAGACAGTGTGTATTCCCGCCTGCCCATGTTCCTCGCCGCCCTTGCTCTTATTTCTGTGTTGGGAATCCTTATCGGCGTGGGTGTAGCCATGGGCATGCGACGCCGTTGGGAACGCGTGACCTTGGGTTTGCAGCCGGAGGAGCTAGTGACCCTTGTGCAAAATCAGACTGCAGTCATCGATGGCATTGATGAGGGCGTGCTGGCGCTGAGCCCAAACGGAACAATTGGGGTGCATAATGAGCAGGCGCAATCCATGATTGGTGCAGGTCCTATGAGTGGCAGGACGTTGAAAGAACTAGGGCTTGACCTGGGTCTTGATGGCGTTGTATTGCATGGTCAGCATCCGGAAACCGTTGCCCATAACGGCAGGATCCTCTATCTGGATTTCCACCCCGTGCGCCGTGGGGATCAAGATTTAGGCTACGTGGTAACCATCCGCGATCGTACCGACATCATTGAACTCAGTGAACGCCTCGACTCTGTGCGCACCATGACCCACGCACTCCGCGCCCAGCGCCACGAGTTTGCCAACCGCATCCACACCGCAACAGGGCTTATCGACGCCGGCCGCGTCCACGACGCGGCAGAGTTTCTAGGCGATATATCCCGCAACGGGGGACAGTCACATCCATTAATCGGATCAGCGCACCTCAATGAAGCATTTTTGAGCTCATTTTTAAGTACTGCTTCTATTTCGGCATCTGAAAAGGGCGTTAGTCTGCGCATCAACTCTGACACGCTCATCCTTGGCACTGTTAAAGATCCAGAAGATGTAGCAACCATTTTGGGTAATTTAATCAACAATGCCATCGACGCTGCGGTGTCAGGTGAAGCCCCACGGTGGATTGAGCTTACGTTGATGGATGATGCCGATACGCTGGTCATTTCTGTTGCAGATTCTGGTCCTGGAATCCCAGAGGGCGTGGATGTATTTGCCACAGCCACCCAGATAGGAGACTCTGAAGATAATGAACGCACCCACGGGCATGGCATTGGTCTAAAACTGTGCCGGGCTTTGGCTAGATCACATGGTGGCGATGTCTGGGTGATTGATAGAGGAACCGAAGATGGCGCTGTATTTGGAGTGAAACTACCGGGAGTAATGGAGTAA
- a CDS encoding response regulator: MDQTLKVLVIDDDFRVAGIHASIVDASPGFSVVGTARTLAEAKTLIATFSPDLLLVDVYLPDGDGIDLVGTSNIDAFVLSAADDIKTVRRAMRAGALGYLLKPFPQKRLVERLDRYVRYRHVLSGTQGLSQDKIDQATAILNGTQAPVTVSRSATEQLLLDALEGQELSATEASEAAGVSRATAQRRLAAMASQGVIQVRLRYGQSGRPEHLYSKPLL, from the coding sequence ATGGATCAAACACTTAAAGTTTTAGTAATTGATGATGATTTCCGCGTCGCCGGCATTCACGCCTCCATCGTTGATGCGTCGCCTGGTTTTTCGGTGGTCGGTACCGCGCGTACCCTCGCAGAGGCAAAAACCCTGATCGCCACATTTTCCCCGGATCTCCTACTTGTTGATGTCTACCTCCCCGACGGCGATGGCATTGACCTCGTGGGCACCTCCAATATTGATGCGTTTGTGCTCAGCGCAGCCGATGACATCAAAACAGTTCGACGCGCCATGCGTGCCGGGGCACTCGGATATCTGCTCAAACCATTTCCCCAAAAACGTCTCGTGGAACGCCTTGACCGTTACGTCCGCTACCGCCATGTCTTATCCGGCACCCAAGGACTTTCCCAAGACAAAATTGACCAGGCAACCGCAATCCTCAACGGCACCCAAGCGCCGGTCACCGTCTCTAGATCCGCCACAGAGCAATTACTTCTCGACGCCCTGGAAGGCCAAGAACTCTCCGCAACAGAAGCTTCCGAAGCTGCCGGAGTTTCACGTGCCACAGCACAGCGCAGGCTGGCAGCGATGGCTAGCCAAGGTGTGATCCAGGTTCGCCTTCGGTACGGACAGTCCGGGCGACCAGAACATCTATATTCAAAGCCACTGCTCTAG
- a CDS encoding D-isomer specific 2-hydroxyacid dehydrogenase family protein: MKIFVGFGDYPLTTKALQEAGAEIVDSLEKAEGFVFTQTPGTEFPLLPDGVRWVQFPNAGLNAYFTAGQIDDKRRWSNASGVYGQQVAEAAMALLLGLIHMHPTMVRADSWAPSTQIDQQTRWLDGATVAIVGAGGIGKHLAAMLKPFGAKSLAVSRTGTPTQDFDATEPISNLHQVLADADHVVLCVPLTADTYHLIGKAELKAMQSTAILINVARGEVVDTEALVDALDAQEISGAGLDVTDPEPLPDDHPLWGRSNVIITPHVANTLTSMDRMLAPVVAENYRRFLAGEKMLTEVDIHKGY; encoded by the coding sequence ATGAAAATCTTTGTTGGTTTTGGCGATTATCCACTCACCACCAAGGCCCTTCAGGAGGCAGGCGCAGAAATAGTCGACTCCCTCGAAAAAGCCGAGGGGTTTGTCTTCACTCAAACACCAGGCACAGAATTTCCCCTACTTCCCGACGGAGTGAGGTGGGTGCAATTTCCCAATGCAGGGCTCAACGCATATTTCACAGCTGGGCAGATTGATGACAAACGCCGGTGGTCAAATGCATCAGGGGTGTATGGCCAACAGGTAGCCGAAGCAGCAATGGCTCTTTTGCTGGGACTGATTCATATGCACCCCACCATGGTGCGCGCCGATAGTTGGGCACCAAGCACTCAAATAGATCAGCAGACCAGATGGCTTGATGGTGCAACAGTTGCCATTGTGGGAGCTGGTGGAATCGGTAAACATCTAGCAGCCATGTTGAAACCTTTTGGCGCAAAGTCTTTAGCAGTAAGCAGGACCGGTACACCCACCCAAGATTTTGATGCAACGGAACCTATATCCAACCTGCACCAAGTACTTGCCGACGCCGACCATGTGGTGTTGTGCGTACCGCTTACCGCAGACACCTATCATCTGATCGGAAAAGCAGAGCTTAAAGCAATGCAGTCTACTGCAATTTTGATCAACGTGGCTCGCGGAGAAGTAGTAGATACAGAAGCATTAGTTGACGCCTTAGATGCCCAAGAAATATCCGGGGCAGGCTTAGATGTCACCGATCCTGAACCATTGCCGGACGATCATCCACTGTGGGGGCGCAGCAATGTGATCATTACCCCGCACGTAGCCAACACGTTGACCTCGATGGATCGCATGCTTGCCCCAGTGGTGGCAGAAAACTACCGACGGTTTCTCGCTGGAGAAAAGATGCTGACCGAGGTGGACATCCACAAAGGTTACTAG
- the bioB gene encoding biotin synthase BioB, translating to MTIPGTILDTARTQVLEQGIGLNQQQLMEVLTLPEDQIPDLMDLAHQVRLKWCGEEIEVEGIISLKTGGCPEDCHFCSQSGLFESPVRSVWLDIPNLVEAAKQTAKTGATEFCIVAAVKGPDERLMTQLEEAVLAIHSEVEIEVAASIGTLNKEQVDRLAAAGVHRYNHNLETARSYFPEVVTTHTWEERRETLRLVAEAGMEVCSGGILGMGETLEQRAEFAVQLAELDPHEVPMNFLDPRPGTPFADRELMDSRDALRSIGAFRLAMPHTMLRFAGGRELTLGDKGSEQALLGGINAMIVGNYLTTLGRPMEDDLDMMDRLQLPIKVLNKVI from the coding sequence ATGACCATCCCCGGCACCATCCTTGACACCGCCCGCACCCAAGTTCTGGAACAGGGAATTGGCCTTAATCAGCAACAGTTGATGGAAGTCCTCACCTTGCCTGAAGATCAGATACCGGATTTGATGGATTTAGCCCACCAAGTTCGACTCAAGTGGTGTGGGGAGGAAATCGAGGTCGAGGGCATTATTTCCCTCAAAACTGGCGGTTGCCCTGAAGATTGTCATTTCTGCTCACAGTCTGGGTTGTTTGAATCGCCGGTGCGTTCGGTGTGGCTGGATATTCCGAATCTGGTTGAAGCCGCTAAACAGACCGCAAAAACTGGCGCTACCGAATTCTGTATCGTCGCCGCAGTCAAGGGGCCTGATGAGAGGCTCATGACCCAGCTGGAGGAAGCAGTCCTCGCGATTCACTCTGAAGTTGAAATTGAAGTCGCAGCATCGATCGGAACGTTAAATAAGGAACAGGTGGATCGCCTCGCTGCTGCCGGCGTGCACCGCTACAACCATAATTTGGAAACTGCGCGTTCCTATTTCCCTGAAGTTGTCACCACTCATACATGGGAAGAGCGCCGCGAAACTTTGCGCCTGGTGGCAGAAGCTGGAATGGAAGTCTGTTCCGGCGGAATCTTAGGAATGGGCGAAACTTTAGAGCAGCGCGCCGAGTTTGCCGTGCAGCTGGCGGAGCTTGATCCGCACGAAGTCCCCATGAACTTCCTTGATCCTCGCCCGGGCACCCCATTTGCCGATAGGGAATTGATGGACAGCCGTGACGCTCTGCGCTCTATTGGTGCGTTCCGCCTTGCGATGCCTCACACCATGCTTCGTTTTGCTGGCGGTCGCGAGCTGACTTTGGGCGACAAGGGTTCCGAGCAAGCCCTCCTGGGAGGCATCAATGCGATGATCGTCGGAAACTACCTGACTACGCTCGGCCGCCCAATGGAAGATGACCTCGACATGATGGATCGTCTCCAGCTGCCCATCAAAGTCCTTAATAAGGTCATCTAA
- a CDS encoding CHY zinc finger protein: MRGHLIDGDGRCIHYHGPFDVVGNKCATCNEWWACHRCHEEIANHPFGKMLIDAPSSLQCGHCGELMAYGVQKCPRCGHNFNPGCSLHTPLYYEMPS; this comes from the coding sequence ATGCGTGGCCATCTCATTGACGGTGACGGCCGCTGCATCCACTATCACGGACCCTTCGACGTCGTCGGCAACAAATGCGCCACATGCAACGAGTGGTGGGCGTGTCATCGCTGCCACGAGGAGATTGCCAATCATCCTTTCGGGAAGATGCTTATCGACGCCCCGAGCTCCCTTCAATGCGGCCACTGCGGGGAGCTTATGGCCTACGGGGTGCAAAAATGCCCGCGATGCGGGCATAACTTCAATCCAGGGTGTTCACTCCACACTCCGCTGTACTACGAAATGCCCTCTTGA